The Verrucomicrobiia bacterium genome has a segment encoding these proteins:
- a CDS encoding PA14 domain-containing protein: MKNHLGFIIRGFAVISVVLATLSQLCPEAKAQTLRLRFAFEDSGSTTTDSAAGVTLKLVNGSTATDLHGTAGSGVAGIGKALDFFSGTYNNAASPIAFATNNGALNFGPISNFTLTQWIKPGVVSQYPRFFEIGPNTFTVETAANSFAYLLNNGPGFQVFLNGVQQLTTGTVPGLSAGSWSFIAITYDGSTLNLYAGSETSPVALVTSASVSGQTINLGSSGTVFLGNRLSDQLRAFQGLLDDTRFYTDAADVNFLESVRLSALSDPYAGPTTISPSATAILGSNVTISAIADGTPPITFRWFFTNTNGVTSLVSGATTSTFTLTNVQYANAGNYFLVVSNNPGGTPKVFTNTPAALTVTAEVPPVVLVDFGINAPTPGINDAFQFSTAGQANQPDGLNYYTDNQVSYGSGEPGQTFFTPDGSAGFLLTSLAFKTGGGTSSGTGTPQGYLLHIYSVSNGAATVLATYSATNFTFSDGDWLQWTNLDLSLMPNSTYGYSFGKVSAAVGGWDQLGNASGNPYPNGELGIFPVAGGNITFASSHDYDGVFDVGLTSLGPPSPATVANKPATTIQGTAATLNGTIVASGGSLPYVTIYYGATDGGTNAAAWSNDVALGAQLGDFSTMVTGLTTNTTYYYTAQASNTAGISWAAPASSFTTAATVNPPTVTNLPAMLVGATTVTLNGQVLDTGNEWPIITIYYGTTDGGANPAAWSNHISLPAQGGVFNLQVAGLSEGATYYFAAYASNSAGSSWGGPSQSFTTLAVKHIPVLTYHYDNTRQGLNANETLLTPANVNTASFGKLFTYPVDGYVYAQPLIMTNLTIPGKGTHNVLFVLTMHDTVYAFDADSNGGADGGLLWKTNVGISAVSPSTEYGLRYHAQGNTDVVPEEGMVGTPVIDAATGTLYLDAFTREVVPGVSTNYYHRIHALDVTTGNERPYGPVVVAGSVPGTGVNGSGGVSGAGTGATITDGGPTVTFSAIQHCARPALTLAGGVLYVAYGSHDDTDPYHGWVFGYNPANLALVSIYCTSPNATLAAFGSHAGEGAIWMAGNGLCADASNNLYFMTGNGAFSQNTNGGDYGDSFVKLSTTANQLSATDYFTPYNQASLQSSDADLGSGGAMLLPDAAGSAAHPHLIVGAGKQGKIYLVDRDNMGHYQAGSDSQIVQSIGGAVGGCWCSPAYFNNWIYYQGNGDVMKAFFITNGSIATTPVSKSTTSFGFPGQTPTISADGSSNGIAWVIDASAYLSSGPAVLHAYNATNLADELYNSSQNPSRDYPGAGVKMVPPVIAGGKVYVGAQYAVSVFGNAVFLTAPTISPNGGPFTNSVMVTLSDATAGASIFYTLDGTTPTTDSTPYTGPFALTSNALVQAIAAAPGAVNSAVTSASFNNTAASGTGTGLQAEYFANHTSAAPFTGSPALVQTNATVNFNWGTIGPAPSVGATNFTVRWTGCVQPRFSESYTFTTTADDGVRLYVNGQLLIDDWTDKASATTRSNSIALAAQQLYNIELDYYQKTNNASVTLSWNSPSTPNGVVPQTQLYPYSNPAPAVVLTAPADGSGYTAPASVTISADADAPYNPVSVVSFYANGAYLGSVSNAPYTLTTTGLAAASYALTAVAVDGSGLSSTSAVVNVSVGAGSGQPYGLTTRLPMNAFLNMPTTAAGSMPALLSQVGIFSNTPGMTPVTALIPYTPNTPLWSDGALKTRYFAVPNDGGTITPDEQIDFAPTGSWSFPAGTVFVKTFELNTDTTNPNVKRRLETRLLVRDINGQVYGVTYKWRADNSDADLLPGSLNEDILITNATGVTTQTWYYPSRADCLTCHTPVANYVLGVNTRQLNGDETYPSTGVTDNQLRTLNRLGLFNAAFDEAIITNFARMAALTNLSASLETRVRSYLDANCVQCHQPGGIGPTFDARFDLPLASQNIINGGLDSDGFAMVVPKDIWRSEIHQRMDTTNNTIKMPPLARNLIDTNAVQVLTDWINSLPGVPALAPPVLTPNGGNFVASVNVAAQQPDTNAVIYYTLDGSKPTTNSLLYTGPFTLLDSATVSASSFRTGYVNSVTTSALFTVEPLHFVAEELTNNMFRLTFSGTAGGNYVLEASTNLVTWTPIATNMPDTNVFDLFDPGATNYPYRFYRVRRQ, translated from the coding sequence ATGAAAAACCATTTGGGCTTCATCATCAGGGGGTTCGCGGTCATCAGCGTCGTTCTCGCAACCCTGTCCCAGCTTTGCCCTGAAGCCAAAGCCCAGACGCTGCGGTTGCGTTTTGCCTTCGAAGACAGCGGCTCGACCACGACCGATTCCGCGGCGGGAGTTACGTTGAAGCTGGTCAACGGCAGCACGGCGACGGATTTGCACGGGACTGCCGGATCCGGCGTGGCCGGGATTGGCAAAGCCTTGGACTTTTTCTCCGGGACTTACAACAACGCAGCGTCGCCGATCGCTTTTGCGACCAACAACGGAGCACTGAACTTTGGGCCGATTTCCAATTTTACCCTGACCCAGTGGATCAAACCTGGCGTGGTTTCCCAGTATCCGCGCTTCTTTGAAATTGGACCCAATACGTTCACGGTCGAGACGGCGGCGAATTCGTTTGCCTACCTGCTGAACAATGGACCCGGCTTTCAAGTCTTCCTGAACGGGGTTCAGCAGTTGACCACGGGAACGGTTCCCGGCTTGTCCGCGGGAAGTTGGAGCTTTATTGCGATTACTTACGATGGCAGCACGCTGAATCTGTATGCTGGTTCGGAGACCAGTCCCGTGGCGCTTGTCACGAGCGCATCGGTTTCAGGGCAGACCATCAATCTGGGCAGCTCCGGCACCGTTTTTTTGGGCAATCGGTTGAGTGACCAGCTTCGGGCATTCCAAGGATTGCTGGATGACACACGGTTTTATACGGATGCGGCGGATGTGAACTTTCTGGAAAGCGTGCGGCTGTCTGCTTTGAGCGACCCGTATGCGGGGCCGACGACAATTTCACCATCGGCAACAGCCATTCTTGGCAGCAATGTAACCATCAGTGCCATCGCCGATGGCACTCCGCCGATTACTTTTCGGTGGTTCTTCACCAACACGAACGGCGTCACCAGCCTGGTTTCCGGCGCCACCACGAGCACGTTTACGCTCACCAATGTGCAATATGCCAATGCCGGAAATTATTTTTTGGTGGTCTCCAACAACCCGGGCGGCACCCCAAAGGTCTTCACCAACACACCTGCTGCCTTGACGGTGACGGCGGAGGTGCCGCCGGTCGTGCTGGTGGATTTCGGCATCAATGCGCCGACGCCGGGGATTAACGACGCTTTTCAGTTCAGCACGGCCGGCCAGGCAAACCAGCCGGATGGACTTAATTACTATACCGACAACCAGGTCAGTTACGGCTCGGGCGAACCCGGACAGACATTTTTTACGCCCGACGGCTCGGCCGGTTTCCTTTTGACCTCGCTGGCCTTTAAAACCGGGGGCGGCACCAGTTCGGGGACCGGCACCCCGCAGGGGTATTTGCTGCACATTTATTCGGTGAGCAATGGCGCCGCCACCGTGCTCGCCACTTATAGTGCGACGAACTTCACTTTTTCGGATGGTGACTGGTTGCAGTGGACCAACCTCGACTTGTCGCTCATGCCCAATTCGACTTATGGCTATTCCTTCGGAAAAGTCTCCGCGGCAGTTGGGGGTTGGGATCAGCTGGGCAATGCCAGTGGCAATCCTTATCCGAATGGTGAACTGGGCATTTTCCCGGTGGCTGGCGGCAACATCACCTTTGCCAGCAGCCATGACTACGATGGCGTTTTTGATGTGGGATTGACTTCGCTCGGACCTCCGTCGCCAGCGACGGTCGCAAACAAGCCCGCTACGACCATCCAAGGGACGGCCGCAACCTTGAACGGAACCATTGTTGCGAGCGGAGGCAGCCTTCCGTATGTCACGATCTACTATGGCGCGACCGACGGCGGGACGAATGCCGCCGCCTGGTCCAACGATGTCGCTCTGGGCGCACAGTTGGGGGACTTTTCGACGATGGTGACCGGCCTGACGACCAACACGACGTATTACTACACCGCCCAGGCTTCCAACACGGCCGGCATTTCGTGGGCCGCGCCGGCCTCCAGCTTTACCACGGCGGCGACGGTGAACCCACCCACCGTAACCAACCTGCCAGCAATGCTCGTCGGCGCGACCACAGTCACCTTGAACGGTCAGGTGCTGGATACGGGCAATGAGTGGCCGATCATCACGATTTATTACGGGACCACCGATGGCGGCGCCAATCCGGCCGCTTGGTCCAATCACATTTCCCTGCCGGCGCAGGGAGGAGTTTTCAATTTGCAGGTGGCCGGGCTGTCAGAAGGCGCGACTTATTACTTTGCCGCTTACGCGTCCAACTCGGCTGGATCCTCATGGGGTGGTCCATCGCAGTCGTTCACCACGCTGGCAGTCAAACACATCCCGGTGCTGACGTATCATTACGACAACACCCGCCAGGGATTGAACGCCAACGAAACCCTGCTGACTCCGGCCAATGTGAACACCGCCAGCTTCGGAAAACTGTTCACCTATCCGGTGGATGGCTATGTGTATGCCCAGCCGCTGATCATGACCAATCTGACCATTCCCGGCAAAGGCACGCACAACGTGCTGTTCGTCCTCACCATGCACGACACGGTTTATGCCTTTGACGCCGACAGCAATGGCGGGGCCGATGGGGGCTTATTGTGGAAAACCAACGTCGGCATTTCGGCCGTCTCGCCTTCCACCGAATACGGTCTGCGTTACCACGCTCAAGGCAATACGGACGTGGTGCCGGAGGAGGGAATGGTGGGCACGCCGGTCATTGACGCGGCAACGGGCACGCTTTACCTGGATGCCTTCACGCGGGAAGTCGTGCCGGGCGTTTCCACCAACTACTATCATCGTATTCACGCACTGGATGTGACGACCGGCAACGAGCGGCCCTACGGCCCGGTGGTCGTCGCCGGTTCCGTGCCGGGCACCGGCGTGAATGGCAGTGGCGGCGTATCCGGAGCCGGCACCGGCGCCACGATTACGGACGGCGGCCCCACCGTAACGTTTTCGGCCATTCAACATTGCGCCCGCCCGGCGCTGACGCTGGCCGGTGGCGTTTTGTATGTGGCTTACGGCAGCCACGATGACACCGATCCATATCACGGGTGGGTTTTTGGCTACAACCCCGCCAATCTTGCTTTGGTGAGCATCTACTGCACCTCGCCCAACGCAACACTGGCGGCGTTTGGTTCCCATGCAGGCGAAGGTGCGATTTGGATGGCAGGCAACGGCCTTTGCGCGGATGCCAGCAACAATCTCTATTTCATGACTGGCAACGGGGCGTTCAGCCAGAACACCAACGGTGGCGATTACGGCGACAGTTTCGTCAAGCTTTCCACAACCGCGAACCAGCTCAGCGCAACCGATTATTTCACGCCCTACAACCAGGCCTCTTTGCAGAGCAGCGACGCGGATTTGGGGTCGGGTGGCGCCATGCTGCTGCCGGACGCAGCCGGCAGTGCGGCCCATCCGCACTTGATCGTGGGGGCCGGCAAGCAGGGAAAGATTTATCTCGTGGATCGCGACAACATGGGACATTACCAGGCGGGCAGCGACAGTCAGATTGTGCAGTCCATCGGCGGCGCCGTGGGCGGGTGCTGGTGTTCGCCCGCCTACTTCAACAACTGGATTTATTATCAAGGCAACGGTGATGTGATGAAGGCGTTCTTTATCACCAATGGGAGCATCGCCACCACGCCGGTTTCAAAATCCACCACCAGTTTTGGTTTTCCCGGCCAGACGCCAACCATCTCCGCGGACGGCTCGAGCAACGGCATCGCGTGGGTCATTGATGCCAGCGCGTATCTGAGCAGCGGCCCGGCAGTGTTGCATGCCTACAACGCAACCAACCTTGCCGACGAACTGTATAACTCCAGCCAGAATCCTTCGCGCGACTATCCGGGCGCAGGCGTGAAAATGGTTCCACCTGTTATTGCCGGCGGCAAGGTGTATGTCGGCGCACAATACGCCGTATCCGTCTTTGGCAACGCCGTTTTTCTGACCGCTCCGACCATCTCCCCCAACGGCGGCCCCTTTACCAATTCGGTGATGGTGACGCTGTCGGACGCCACGGCGGGCGCGTCCATCTTTTATACGCTGGACGGCACAACCCCCACCACGGATTCGACGCCATACACCGGGCCATTCGCACTGACGAGCAATGCTTTGGTGCAGGCCATTGCCGCCGCGCCCGGCGCGGTGAACAGCGCCGTCACCAGCGCATCGTTCAACAACACCGCCGCCAGTGGCACTGGCACCGGCTTGCAGGCCGAATATTTTGCCAATCACACCAGCGCCGCTCCGTTCACCGGTTCGCCAGCGCTCGTGCAGACGAATGCGACCGTCAACTTTAACTGGGGCACAATCGGTCCGGCTCCCAGTGTGGGCGCGACCAATTTCACCGTGCGCTGGACCGGCTGCGTGCAACCTCGGTTCTCTGAAAGTTACACCTTCACCACCACGGCGGACGATGGCGTGCGCCTGTATGTAAACGGGCAGTTGTTGATTGATGACTGGACCGACAAGGCCAGCGCCACGACGAGGAGCAATTCCATCGCGCTCGCGGCGCAGCAGCTTTACAACATCGAACTGGATTATTACCAGAAGACCAACAACGCCTCGGTGACGCTTTCCTGGAACAGTCCTTCGACGCCGAACGGTGTTGTTCCGCAGACCCAGTTGTATCCTTATTCGAACCCGGCTCCGGCCGTTGTCCTGACCGCACCAGCCGACGGTTCGGGTTATACCGCGCCAGCCAGCGTGACCATTTCTGCCGATGCGGACGCGCCATACAACCCGGTCAGCGTCGTCAGCTTTTACGCCAACGGTGCGTATTTGGGCAGCGTCAGCAATGCGCCCTACACCCTCACCACGACTGGATTGGCGGCCGCCAGTTACGCCTTAACCGCCGTGGCGGTGGACGGCAGCGGCTTGAGCAGCACGTCTGCCGTGGTGAACGTTTCTGTGGGCGCCGGCAGCGGCCAGCCTTATGGACTCACCACCCGCCTGCCAATGAACGCTTTCCTGAACATGCCGACGACAGCGGCGGGATCGATGCCGGCGCTGCTGTCACAGGTGGGCATTTTCAGCAACACGCCCGGCATGACGCCGGTGACGGCATTGATTCCTTATACTCCCAATACGCCACTCTGGTCGGACGGTGCACTGAAGACGCGTTACTTCGCCGTGCCCAACGACGGCGGAACCATCACACCGGATGAGCAAATTGATTTTGCGCCGACCGGTTCGTGGTCTTTCCCGGCCGGGACGGTATTTGTGAAAACCTTTGAACTGAATACCGACACCACGAATCCCAATGTCAAACGCCGGCTCGAAACCCGCCTGCTGGTGCGCGACATCAACGGCCAGGTTTACGGTGTGACCTACAAATGGCGTGCCGACAACAGTGATGCCGACCTGCTCCCCGGCAGCTTGAACGAGGACATCCTCATTACCAACGCCACCGGCGTGACCACGCAAACGTGGTATTATCCAAGCCGGGCGGACTGTCTCACCTGCCACACGCCGGTGGCCAATTACGTGCTGGGAGTGAATACCCGTCAGTTGAACGGCGATGAGACGTATCCATCAACCGGGGTGACCGACAATCAGTTGCGCACCTTGAACCGGCTCGGCCTGTTCAACGCCGCGTTTGATGAGGCGATCATCACGAACTTTGCCAGAATGGCCGCCCTGACCAACCTTTCGGCCTCGCTCGAGACCCGGGTGCGTTCCTATCTCGACGCCAACTGCGTGCAATGTCATCAGCCCGGAGGAATCGGGCCGACGTTTGACGCGCGCTTCGACCTGCCGCTGGCCAGTCAAAACATCATCAACGGCGGACTGGATTCGGACGGCTTCGCCATGGTGGTGCCCAAAGACATCTGGCGCTCGGAAATCCATCAGCGGATGGACACGACCAACAACACCATCAAGATGCCGCCGCTCGCGCGCAATTTGATTGATACCAATGCCGTGCAGGTCCTCACCGACTGGATCAACAGTCTGCCGGGGGTTCCCGCGCTGGCCCCGCCCGTCCTCACGCCCAACGGCGGCAACTTCGTGGCTTCGGTGAATGTTGCGGCGCAACAACCGGACACCAATGCGGTGATTTACTACACGCTGGATGGCTCGAAGCCGACGACGAACTCGCTGCTTTACACCGGGCCGTTCACCTTGCTGGACAGCGCCACGGTCTCGGCCAGTTCCTTCCGCACCGGTTACGTCAACAGCGTCACGACCAGCGCGCTGTTCACGGTTGAACCGCTGCATTTTGTTGCGGAAGAACTCACGAACAATATGTTCCGTTTGACCTTCAGTGGCACGGCGGGCGGCAATTACGTGCTTGAAGCGAGCACGAATCTTGTCACTTGGACGCCCATTGCCACCAACATGCCGGACACGAACGTGTTCGATTTGTTCGATCCAGGAGCGACCAATTATCCTTACCGGTTCTATCGGGTGCGGCGCCAGTAA